A stretch of DNA from Pygocentrus nattereri isolate fPygNat1 chromosome 14, fPygNat1.pri, whole genome shotgun sequence:
ggacaaagactttcgttcggcctcaaagaggttctggacaactgtatAGCGACTCAGGAGcagtcggggtggctgcgcccaagctgtattcagcaagGGTCGAGagactctgacttcaaatgagaacactgtcggtcggtggaaggagcactttgaggaacttcttaatccgggagacgtgcctccctcacgggagtcagggccagagcctcctggggtgtcaagttccatatCCCTGGTGGaagtcactgaggtagttggtaagctcctcagtggcaaggcaccgggggtggatgagattcgtccagagatgcttaaagctctggatattgtggggctgttgtggctaacacacctctgcaatattgaatggacctcgggaacagtacccttggactggcagactggggtggtggtccatatttttaaaaagggggactgaagggtgtgtgccaattatcagggtatcacactgctcagcctccctgggaaagtctatgcaaaggtgctggaaaggagactccgaccgatagttgaacctcagattgaggaggagcAATGCAGATTCCGTCccagccgtggaacaatggaccagctcttcaccctctcacagattgttgagggggcatgggagtttgccaacccagtctacatgtgttttgtggacatGGAGAAgacttatgaccgtgttcctcgagatatcttgtgggaggtcctccaggagtatggggtgccacggctactactccgggccatccaatctctgtactcctggagtgagagctgtgtccgtatacttggcattaagtcagactctttcagtgtagcattggactccgccagggttgtgctctgtccatgaatatcactcTTGTTCGTGCCCCCTGGAGACCGCCAGgtacggcctaccgggacaagaccccgggatCGTCCTAGGagccactggagggattatatatccaagttggcctgggagcggcttggggaccctgggaatgagctggaggtagttatgggggacagggtcatctgggattctctgctctctcaactgctaccatgaccctatctggactagcagtcaacgatgatgatgatgatgaattacGAATTTAAGTAATGAAAAGTTTATAAGGTAAACCACTTCAGTGTAATACAGGTCAAGCAGGCTTTATTAATCGTTGCTTTAATTAGCAtttactgtcccaacttttttgaaactgAGGTTTGTATGATGCTTTTGAGTCTATTTACAGACAGTGAATTCTAAAATATGgtaaattatacaaaatatattGCCACAGTAATAACAAGATGAGGTGGCTCAACTACACAcagcatatttatttatgtttgtagGCATGTTTGTATGCGTGTATATAAGTATGTATGTTTTCAACTCACCTTCTAAGACCTCTGtgaaacagaaagaggagaaaatggaAAGAAGGCACCAGTTGTTACATGGAGCACAGTTTAAATACACACCACAAAAACACTGTCAGTTTTAAATTGCTGAAGTGTATGAAGGAagcaaaaagaaatgaaaggacAAACCACTTTCTTCCGTGCGCATCTCCAACTGTTCCTTCAAGTTCACTATTTCAATCCGCAGCCTCTCTTCAGAGTGTGCTCCCTatacagacaaacactgacTTAATtcatctctccatttctctgtttctcataCACCTCTCCTACCCCCACAGCCTGTCTGTTACCTGTAGCAACAGAGGTGGGTGTTCATCTTCTGTTGTGCTGTTCTCATCCGCCTCTTCTCCTTTCAGCCTGGACAGCTCACTGTACACTCtcctctgagagagagacagctctGTCTACACAAGACAAGGTGCACTTACAAACAACGTCAGAGTAACTTGCTTTTTAATTGTTATCGCAATACTGGCCTTTGCATTTGTGGCAGGGCTGGACAATATGATTGTATTCATTGTGATGTAGTTTACTATGATACGTCAAAATGCGCTCTTCTGAGCATACTGGGGATATCATTAGTACTTAaataacactgaccaactgcaagtttaataaaaaagagcataattagtcatgTTTGactggatttacaaatcattggaatttttcatagtaTTTTGTGAATGTGGCTCTACTTGGTCTGTGCCAAATTACTAGATGCCAGAAAAAGGAATGAGCTTTTTAAACTTCTCGGTCACATTTAACAGCACtcatactgaagaaaaaaaaaataactaaaacatTCCTGTCAGCAAAACTGTTCCAATACAATGCTAATGAAAAGTCCATAGCCCCAAAAGTAAACATCCCCAGCCAGCTGCACCAagcatgatttaaaaaaatgtaagagAGAAAGCAGCAGTCATTCAAAAAGAACTGCAGCAGGaacaacagataaacagagagcaaTAAGCAATGAACTGCAGTACAGTCATCTCTGTTACTACATCCTGAGGCTGAACGATCTGGGGAAAATATCAAATTGCGATTTTTGCGATATTCCAACTGCAATctaaattgtgattattttctataaattgaggTTCAGAcctgttcttttctgtttgaaGCTCTAACCCCAAATGTAGggcatcagactgccagaaaATGGTGGTTGTAATGGCACAACACATGATGCATTGGTTGCCTCTCATTGGTCTAACATATCTACAGGCAGTTTATATGTTCTGTGTTATAAAGTTAAATTTTTCCCTCTTAAAACTTTTTGATAATGTAggctatataaaaaaaaaaaaataaaaaaaaaaaatcacagctcTTGCAATTTGACGATATCGCTCTCTTAAATTACTATTTAAATATAAGAACGATACATTTTTTCAGCCCTATTACACCCCACGCAAAACTCCCCTGCACAGAGATGCATTGCCTAAAATTTGCACAAAAGCATTTACATGAATCAGAACTCTCCTGGAACAATGTACTCTGGTTaggcaaaacaaaaactgaactatcatgtttggagaaaaaatgaTTTTGTGCATAATTTCAAAAAACCCCATATCTACAGTGAAGCACAAAGGTGAAAGCAACATGACATAGGGCAGCTTCTCTGAAAATAGTCCCATGTCATTGAAGGAAACCTGAATGAAGTGACATACTGGAACATACTAGAGGATAATTTCATCTTATCGGCCAAAAATAACTAATCTGGGGAGAAGATGAATGTTTTAATAAGACAACCTCAGACTGAGGAGGAGCAATGCAGATTCCGTCccagccgtggaacaatggaccagctcttcaccctctcacagacagccacatacacatacagccAAAATAACTCAAGACATGTTTCTAAAAAGAAGGTGAAGGTGCTAGCATTGCCTAGCTAATTCTCAGACTTCAGTCCCAATGAAAATGTATGGAAAATCTGCAATCTTGCGAGTCCGATAGAGAGGGAACCCTAGATGGTTTGCCAAAAGGAAAGGGCCaaaaattaaacacaatttTGCAAAAAAGCAAATGACTTCTTACCGTAGATGTCTCAAAGTCGTAATGCATTGTGTGCATTTGTTATGTTAAGCATCAAGTAATGCAGTGCTCTCTATATGAAGCTTCTTAAGAAAACTACAAACGTTGTGGCACCTGTCTACCTTAATGAATGTTTGTTGAAGTTCCAACAGGTGATATCTTCctgttattatgcttctaacCTGTCCAAACTCATTACCTCTCACAGTAAGGCAGTAAAGTTCAGATCTCATTTTTCAGAAACATctagaaatatatttttaaatactgcTTTTATTTAATGGCATGGAGCACACCAATTACACTGCACTTTTCACTTTACCTTGATGTTAGATTACTCTATTTGATTTAACTTTATTGCTATTTTATCTAATGTTTTAGTTTTGAATATTGCATGCCAGCCTTTAACCATGTCATGTCACTGATTCACCAATGTGTTTTGAATATATTGCAAGGCATATTACTATAACAATATGTAGAAATATAATCGTAATATGGCATATCATGTGCAGCCCTAGtcacaaatgtacaaaaataccCTCACACAGCTCAGGACTGACCTCAAATAAAAGAAACTCTCTAATTTGATTAACTGCTACTCACCAGTCTGCTCTGTACAGCGTTCTGTGATTGGCTAAAGGACTTCTGCAGCTCCAGGAGGAGGGCCTCAGATGTCTGTACCTGAGACTGGAGCGCTGACACCTGTGTTTCATATTCACATTTTTATGCAATGTCAAGATGTAGGGTCATACATATATCCCATATATGTATTGATCTACATGCATCATATACAGTACTATAAAAAGTTTTAAGATAAATCTGGAaccataccttttttttttaattacctCATGTCAACTGCTTTGTGCCATAtacatgtttatttgcatttattctaatgacatatggtgtttttacaagcaaaaacacactttctGCTGAGAAACGGTTTAAAACATTGTCTTTATGTGTCTAcgatttttgcacagtattgcatAAGTAAGTGCCCGTTTAGGGGGGGaatcattaataattataataattattataattattataattacaatttttcattcacttttcagttttcatttttaatcagtttactttctctttttcagtctttaaTACTCATTCTTTAACTTTCATCGTACTTTCCCTTTTGTATGGCCTAGATAATGGCTGCAAACGTATAGTTACAAAAGTTGACTATAATGGAATGAAGGGCTAGAAGTGTTGCAATTTTCCTCCTAAATCACTGCCTTATATGAATGATATTACGATCCTCTTCACTCTGTAACCACATGCAATGCATCATATGCTTTTTATGGTCATAAGTACCCATTTTGGGCCTTATCTTTCTGCCCAACAAAGTTTCAATAGACCACTATATTCTTCcttacttaaaaaaatagaattagGGTTGCCATGACTGAGGCCTAAAGGTTAACGCTGTGGTCTGAGAACTGAGAGTTCTTTACCTGTTTCTGAGTTTCTGTAGTCTGTGTGTCCAGCTCTCTCTCAAGCTGTGCCTTCTGTTCTCTCAGCTGGGTCAGCTCTCCCTGTAATTCAGCCACCTGACAAGAGAGTCAACCACAGTTTAACAATCAATCATAACAACACAATAACATGAGTATCAAAAAATTAGTCAATAAGTATACAGCCTGAGTATGAAACCCATGCCTTTTCACCTCCGAGTGGACAGTACGGTAACAAACATTACATTTGCCCTAGATTCTACAATAACCAGACTATTAACAGTAATGATGACCTTTCGTTCAAAAGTGGAAGGgcaaagggggaaaaaatcatGCCAAAACAACGCCCTGGTTCTCAATGTTAACTAAACAAAGGATTTCATTGTTAAATTGAAGAAGGAAACACACACCAGTGAACGTTGAGTCAACAATTCTCCCCAAAGCACCTAAATATCTTTTACTACCTCATTACTGTTGGCACTGACTGAGGAGGTGGTGCATGACTGAGCCTCAGATGCTTTCAGAAGTCAAGTAAAGCAGTACCACAAGCCAGTCCAACCATGTCATCTTATCTACATCCAGGCTACTTTCATCTATACTGCTAACATCTGGGCCCAAAAGAGGTCACCTATAGGTGTGGCAAGAGGTGCTGCAGCCCCAAAGCATTGTGCAAAATTATATTCAGTATTGATATATGCAGTATAGAGCAGCTAAATGCACTAGCCCCCCATGAGTTCAGGTGTACTATCAGAAGTATAAACATTCACTCTTTTTCTCAATGGAAAaggaccaccataggaccagAAACAGACCAAATGTTATTTCGTTGGCgaaccattctcagcacaaTAGCGATACAAACATGGCAGTGACATGTTAATGCGTGTTTTATTCGTACAAGTTTATaaagcacagcagtgttgctggtgTATACTGTGTACTCTGAATACACAGACGAGGCAAAATACCATGACTACTGAAATTAGGCAATAATGTTGAATATCTCGTAAAAATGGCTCATATCAAGATCTGTGAGATATTAGACGGTAATTGAACAGTCGATCCTCACAGTTGATGTGTTGGATGCGAGAGAAAGGGGCAGGCTTAAAGACCTGAGTGCCTCTGACAAGGGCCAAACAGTTATTGTGCTTTTATAATcaaaattattaatttaataatgcTTTTGACAAACTGGCTGGTAGACTAGACTTCTTTGAATGAATAGTCAATTAGTAAAAATCAATAGTCATACAACCCCTAATTCAGAACTGCAGCTGTTGTACTGCACTGACCCGTGCTTGGAGTGAATCCCAATCTGCATGTGTGACCAGTCTGTGCCCCGGTGGAGGCAGGTAGATGGCTTCGGGCACCAGTGTTCCTGTAGAAACCAGGGAGGCAGTGTCATCCTGAGGGGCTGGGCGTCTGGGCAGGGAGGGAGTGTCAAGGGAAAAGGAGGAGAGTGAGGCAGAGTCGCAGTGCTGGGTGTAAAATCCTTCCATATGGAGTCCTGTGCTCTCACTGTCTGACTGCTCAATCATCAGCTCCCGCGGCTCACAGTCCCCCACTGCACCTTCAGCATCAGCACCTTTGGGGGACCGAGACTCACCCTTGAGTTTCTCAGCAGGTGGAGAGGCCCCCTCCGTCCTTCCCTTCTTTATACTGTCCTACAGTGATAGAGAGTCACAAAGGGAGAAAGAAggtcagaaagaaagaaaggctgTGTTTCAAATGTATATTGAGCACTAATTTCATATTTGCACTTTCTTTGCATATACAGCAATGTTTTCCCACACACAGGTTATACTTGTATGCAAATTCAAAATGTCAGTGAAGTACTTTTCTTTCATTAAATCTTACAGACATACAGTCAGAATAAAATATTCTATTTATACATTTTGATTATTTAGCAGACATTACTCAAGTGTGGCGTTTTTAAACCCCTTTTGCCAGCGACTATGTAATTATACAACCAACCAAATTAGGTTTTTAATATCAGTTATAAAACACTTGGGATTCCTCTGCCAGAGCACATAAAAAAATGCACTCCTAATAAGACACTGTAATAGGCTATAATGTGACCCACTACAACCAAACAGCTGAGAAACAGATTGAAATCATCATCCTTTGCTTCACTATAGACAGCAAGTAAAACTGAGTTAGACACCAAACAGCAGTAGTTAGATCATCTGAATGTTTTATGAATAAAACTAATGTATGAAATGCTGTGACAGGATGAGCTGCCTAATGTTTTATAGTTAAAGCAGCAGCTAATTATTTCAAAAGTAAAAGAAACTGATACAGCTTAGAACCTTCCAGTGTGAATAATGTTGGTAATATGATGAGCTTTAGTGATGTTTCTAAGGTTTGTAAGTGACAAATCACTTACAGTGCAACCTGCACATCCTCAGGTAGTAGTTCAGTTTGGAGGGAAGATTAgtgttttctgaccattctGCTGCTTCAGAATTTAAaccagcatgttttcttttccagtgGTTGAAAGTAATAATAAGCTAAGTTAGACTTTTTTGTTACAGAGGACAACCTTATCcttcattttcagaaaataaactttCAGCcatatttgttctttttcttttgccatCTGCTCACACATGCGCAACACTATAAACGAATTGCTGCCTCCTTCAGGTTAAGTCATTTACTTGGGCTACGCTGAATGTCACAAGTGTAAATGAAAATCAACGTAAATATCTGACGActaatttttgttgttgtttcagcACAAATCACAAGTGTATGTATGAACTGAATGGGGGatgttctgcacatttcacaACCCCCTGCATGTCAAACCCTGCtaacacaaacaagcacacacataccTTGTTATCTGGAGTGAGCCCTGCTCTCCTCCACTGAGCACGCTCTGACTGTAGTGCTGATATTCTGGCCTCATACTGCGCTGCTGTCTCTGaggaaagaaagatggaaaTAGATTGAGAAAGAACATTTAGATGCTATTTAGATGTTTGTAAACTCTATTGTGCTTTTTGAACTTCTTATAACAGCTCATGTGCcatatttttttcatgacaCAAGCAATCTTGCTACAGTGgaacaaaaaacacactgacGTCAGATCAATATACTTTGACTTTTGTTGCCTTTCACTTTCTGTTCCTCTCCTCACCTCTGAGGGCCTCTTGAAGCGACTGGATCTCCTGGTCGCTCTGTTTCTGCAATTcctgcagctcctcctgtttGCTCAGCTCGCAGATCGTCGCCACACCTTGCCAGTGCTCCAGCTGTGCTCGGCACTCGACTAGCTGGATCTGCAGACTCAACTCTGCTTCatatggaccaaatgaaaaaaattaaaaagagacTGACCCAAGCTGATCTTGTCCACGCAACTCCTTTCTCATTTCTTCGTTACATTCCAAAAGACAAGGCACACAGGACAAGACACAATCAAAGCCGCCAAGTTGCTTATGCACTTACTATCCATTTTATTAGGCACACCTACCTTGAAGCCACACTAATTAGCCATTTTTTTAGGAACACTTACTAAactacactttgtagttctacaattacagactgtagtccatctgtttctctgcaaaatTTGTTTGCATCCCATTTACTTTGTTCCCCCTTAGCACCACCACTGAGCATTTACTATTTGGGCAGTGTAATCattcctcactttttttaatgaaagaaacTGACGTACTATTTAAACATActattcactccccagtccatacagttcacACATGGAAGTTAAGCTGCAAAACAGTCCATTCTGAATTTCCTGTTCTAGTGATGTCACATAAAAACTAATGAATTAACATATACAGCCTACGTccgtttagtcccacccattcaagTTGAAgctataaagagtgtttcagcccagactgctttttgaatgaggcacaacagATGGCAGCCAATCATAACAGAGTCCATTTACATGTGTCAGACTTAAAGttgcagtaacaaaaacagcctgtttaatttttagGGACAAACggggaaaatggtcatgtaagatgaataaaattaaattaaattacaaaaaCTTTATACAACTCAGGACCAGTTTCACAGTTTCCCACAAATAGATTAAATCTATTGGTAGTCTAATTGTACTGCCAATGATGAATCaccataaacatttttattagtcTACGCTTAGGCTTTCCATGGATTACAGGAACTGGCCCACAGTGTCACTACTGGGCTGAGAATAGCCcgccaaccaaaaatgtccagtcaAGAGCGTCCTGTGACAAGAAACTGactactgatgaaggactaggaGAAGACCAGGACAATCTGTAcggcaacagatgagctatcactTCTGACCTTACAAGGCGCATCACCAAGTTAGGTGTGGACAgcaagtggacacagtgtttaaaaacagtagctgtgtctgatccactcaaaatACCAGATACATGCTCAGCAACTGTCCTATGGGGGCCCTGACCATTGAtaaacaaggtaaaaaaaaaaatgaggctAACAAATTATGTAGAGAAACCGGTGGTCTACAGTTTGCAATTGAAGAACTACAAAATCCACCAATATTGGAAGAGGAcatgataaactggacaatgaatgtagattCAAGGTGTCTAATCAAGTGGACAGAAAGTGCATACCAGGTCACTGCCTACTTGAGTACGTAGGTAAGTTAAGCTACTGCAGTTCTGGACATGATGAACACGATCAGATGTTAATTGCGTGGAAAATAGCAAaatgacacagacagacaaaaatcCACGACAGCAGACAAGTTCAAGACGTAACCACCTGTTGGTGGCTGACTAATTCTTATTATTACCAAATGACATAAGGTAGCATGCATCTTGGCTCCCTTAGCATTTCATAAAGCCATAAAAGCCCAAAGAAAAGccataataatttaaaaacgtTATTAAAACGTAATTTTAAAACGTTAtaggcttcctattcgccaccTTCTTGGTCGAATttccccggtccaccttaaatggtgcagcagttccttTCTGTCGCTGGCTTgtcctgaggcgccagaatgtaactgctgcaccatttaaggtggactggggaaattcgaataagaagctgattcAGCTCCCTTAAAATGTCTGGTATAGGCAGTTGTAGGTTAAataagttagctagctaactggtTAGTACACAATAAACAGAACTGGCAAACCGAGTCCAGCACGAAATGACTTAAGTAGCGTTAGCTCAGCTATAAAGCCCAACTTTTTACAGCACTTTCCATGCTGCTTTGTCGTAATGCTAGCGAACTTCATGACATACCAGCAGCGTCGCTGTCCTCTTCTTGACCAGCCGCTGGCTTGTCCGTCTCCTCCATGCTCTAAGAGTCTTTAAAGTGGACCCGTCCCGTCcgtttcagtttcagttgcGCATTAGCAAGCATGCTACATTCACGGACATTCACCTCTCTTTCCTGTTAACATTTCACCTCACCTAAAGCtccagaaatgaaaagaatagtCACAACACAGCTCGAGCGCTCAGAGGAAACAACTTTCCCCGGTTTAACCCTGCGGATATTACGCAACCATCCTTCCTCCTAAACCTCACAGGGAA
This window harbors:
- the rabep2 gene encoding rab GTPase-binding effector protein 2 isoform X1, whose product is MEETDKPAAGQEEDSDAAAELSLQIQLVECRAQLEHWQGVATICELSKQEELQELQKQSDQEIQSLQEALRETAAQYEARISALQSERAQWRRAGLTPDNKDSIKKGRTEGASPPAEKLKGESRSPKGADAEGAVGDCEPRELMIEQSDSESTGLHMEGFYTQHCDSASLSSFSLDTPSLPRRPAPQDDTASLVSTGTLVPEAIYLPPPGHRLVTHADWDSLQARVAELQGELTQLREQKAQLERELDTQTTETQKQVSALQSQVQTSEALLLELQKSFSQSQNAVQSRLTELSLSQRRVYSELSRLKGEEADENSTTEDEHPPLLLQGAHSEERLRIEIVNLKEQLEMRTEESEVLEAQLSSLKIETDRIQSEKEKLESELQECRTELQGLRVALSHLQRDSKTQSHDKTVLQQQCLELRSQVISLRSQLDTSQAVQRDFVQLSQSLQVKLEQIRQAESLDQVKEILGEGLEVDTDQYSSAT
- the rabep2 gene encoding rab GTPase-binding effector protein 2 isoform X2, coding for MEETDKPAAGQEEDSDAAELSLQIQLVECRAQLEHWQGVATICELSKQEELQELQKQSDQEIQSLQEALRETAAQYEARISALQSERAQWRRAGLTPDNKDSIKKGRTEGASPPAEKLKGESRSPKGADAEGAVGDCEPRELMIEQSDSESTGLHMEGFYTQHCDSASLSSFSLDTPSLPRRPAPQDDTASLVSTGTLVPEAIYLPPPGHRLVTHADWDSLQARVAELQGELTQLREQKAQLERELDTQTTETQKQVSALQSQVQTSEALLLELQKSFSQSQNAVQSRLTELSLSQRRVYSELSRLKGEEADENSTTEDEHPPLLLQGAHSEERLRIEIVNLKEQLEMRTEESEVLEAQLSSLKIETDRIQSEKEKLESELQECRTELQGLRVALSHLQRDSKTQSHDKTVLQQQCLELRSQVISLRSQLDTSQAVQRDFVQLSQSLQVKLEQIRQAESLDQVKEILGEGLEVDTDQYSSAT